A portion of the Pomacea canaliculata isolate SZHN2017 linkage group LG13, ASM307304v1, whole genome shotgun sequence genome contains these proteins:
- the LOC112554439 gene encoding LOW QUALITY PROTEIN: perivitellin-2 67 kDa subunit-like (The sequence of the model RefSeq protein was modified relative to this genomic sequence to represent the inferred CDS: inserted 3 bases in 2 codons; substituted 1 base at 1 genomic stop codon) codes for MTGVQRALLVLMMGLTVLLHPARGQVRLCDNLIPGVSIQSRGVDVTMLDLTPLDFTGADGYRSPIILFTCNERKTFAHNGVQYDFPDQVWHVNRVPGGWLSSEVKIFKDYKEVKRTMSSDVSGGITLEKFAFSASSSYSRMQHTITNTSKFIEQVSSFDSATRTDLVPFWVLELGAIVQGFVDNRLPANYSQNPAAYKLFIQYFGTHYFQSAKFGGLIKLVLETSSEYFQNNNDNRVQQQAEASFMNLLKAKGGYSGSVATVDQRFEELTTKSTRYYGGNTNLLSSSGIVQWQATVAXQPWLFSGELASSGELIXDADKKASMEIAVNSXHNPTIHLDGLLRLLNARRESWAAGLSTLNSLVTRVQAMKSMDLLDQTAVEALGMEVDEQVTIPAWFTQRTQLCYQWYPDGDGGQCGGGADRLLCAAPGKMTSYYRDDTDRRPGGCQMQWGVMTSRGADWFRQVQVRTRVACCFLTINAMMPSYVIRQDSSHINYRGY; via the exons ATGACAGGTGTACAGCGAGCATTACTGGTCCTAATGATGGGCCTGACTGTCTTGTTGCACCCGGCAAGAGGTCAGGTCAGACTGTGTGACAACCTCATACCCGGGGTCAGCATACAGTCCCGCGGAGTTGACGTCACCATGCTCGACCTCACGCCTCTCGACTTCACAGGTGCCGATGGCTACCGCAGCCCCATCATCCTCTTCACCTGCAATGAGCGGAAGACATTTGCACACAACGGg GTGCAGTATGACTTCCCAGACCAGGTGTGGCACGTAAATCGTGTTCCAGGAGGCTGGCTTTCGTCAGAGGTCAAGATTTTTAAGGACTACAAGGAGGTCAAGCGAACCATGTCGTCTGACGTCAGTGGCGGCATCACGCTGGAGAAGTTCGCCTTCTCGGCCAGCTCTTCCTACTCCCGCATGCAGCACACCATTACCAACACGTCCAAATTCATCGAGCAGGTCTCATCATTTGACTCGGCCACCAGGACTGATCTCGTGCCCTTCTGGGTCCTGGAGCTGGGCGCCATCGTTCAAGGCTTTGTGGACAACCGCCTGCCGGCCAATTATTCACAAAACCCCGCCGCCTACAAGCTGTTCATCCAGTATTTCGGCACTCATTACTTCCAGAGTGCCAAGTTTGGCGGCCTGATCAAACTGGTTCTCGAGACGAGCTCCGAATACTTCCAGAATAACAACGACAACAGGGTCCAGCAACAGGCTGAAGCTTCTTTCATGAACCTTCTGAAGGCCAAAGGCGGCTACTCAGGCTCTGTCGCTACAGTTGACCAGCGGTTTGAAGAGCTGACGACAAAATCGACACG GTACTATGGCGGCAACACCAACCTGTTGTCATCCAGCGGAATCGTGCAGTGGCAAGCTACAGTGG GGCAGCCATGGCTgttttcaggagaactggcGTCATCAGGCGAGCTGAT GGACGCCGACAAGAAGGCTTCAATGGAGATCGCCGTCAACTCCTAGCATAATCCTACGATCCATCTGGACGGCTTGCTGCGCCTGCTGAATGCCCGGAGAGAGAGCTGGGCCGCCGGCCTGTCCACTCTCAACTCGCTGGTCACCAGGGTACAGGCCATGAAGAGCATGGACTTGCTGGATCAAACCGCTGTAGAGGCGCTGGGGATGGAAGTGGATGAGCAG GTGACTATACCCGCATGGTTTACACAAAGGACGCAGCTGTGTTACCAGTGGTACCCAGATGGTGACGGGGGACAATGCGGAGGAGGCGCTGACCGTCTGCTGTGCGCGGCACCGGGTAAGATGACGTCATATTACCGTGACGACACAGACCGGCGACCCGGCGGGTGCCAGATGCAGTGGGGCGTGATGACGTCTCGTGGGGCAGACTGGTTCAGACAAGTGCAGGTGAGGACACGGGTGGCTTGCTGTTTTCTGACAATAAATGCTATGATGCCATCCTATGTGATTCGGCAGGACAGTTCTCACATTAATTACCGAGGTTATTGA